Proteins from a single region of bacterium:
- a CDS encoding aldo/keto reductase, whose product MEERRLGTEGLIVSAIGLGCMGMSWAYGVPDDAESTATLHEAIERGCTFLDTAEVYGPWKNEELLGRALAGRRDRVVLATKFGFALSAEGNVTGLDSSPARGREACEASLRRLGTDHVDLLYQHRVDPAVPIEETVGAMAELVRAGKVRFLGLSEASPRTLRRAHAVHPISALQTEYSLWQRDVEAEVLPTCRELGVGFVAYSPLGRGFLTGQAQRAEAYAPGDSRQGHPRFQGDNFDANLRLVAALQELAARKSCTPSQLAIAWVLDQGADVVPIPGTKRRSYLRENLAAAALTLSDDDRAFVEAQLPVGAVSGERYNPVMMSILDR is encoded by the coding sequence ATGGAAGAGCGTCGTCTGGGAACCGAGGGTCTCATCGTCTCCGCCATCGGGCTCGGCTGCATGGGCATGAGCTGGGCCTACGGCGTTCCCGACGACGCCGAGTCGACCGCCACCCTGCACGAGGCGATCGAGCGCGGCTGCACCTTCCTCGACACGGCCGAGGTGTACGGCCCGTGGAAGAACGAGGAGCTGCTCGGCCGCGCGCTCGCGGGCCGGCGCGACCGTGTGGTGCTGGCGACGAAGTTCGGCTTCGCGCTGTCGGCCGAGGGCAACGTCACCGGGCTCGACAGCAGCCCCGCGCGCGGCCGCGAGGCCTGCGAGGCGTCGCTCCGGCGGCTCGGCACCGACCACGTAGACCTCCTCTACCAGCACCGTGTCGATCCCGCGGTGCCGATCGAGGAGACCGTCGGCGCCATGGCCGAGCTGGTGCGCGCGGGCAAGGTGCGCTTCCTCGGCCTCTCCGAGGCCAGCCCGCGCACGCTGCGCCGCGCGCACGCCGTCCATCCGATCAGCGCGCTGCAGACCGAGTACTCGCTGTGGCAGCGCGACGTCGAGGCCGAGGTCCTGCCGACCTGCCGGGAGCTCGGCGTCGGCTTCGTCGCCTACAGCCCGCTCGGCCGCGGCTTCCTCACCGGGCAGGCGCAGCGCGCCGAGGCCTACGCGCCCGGCGACAGCCGCCAGGGCCATCCGCGCTTCCAGGGCGACAACTTCGACGCCAACCTGCGCCTCGTCGCCGCGCTGCAGGAGCTGGCGGCGCGCAAGAGCTGTACGCCGTCGCAGCTCGCGATCGCCTGGGTCCTGGACCAGGGCGCCGACGTCGTGCCGATCCCCGGCACCAAGCGCCGTTCCTACCTGCGCGAGAACCTCGCGGCCGCCGCGCTGACGCTGAGCGACGACGACCGCGCCTTCGTCGAGGCCCAACTGCCGGTCGGCGCCGTGTCGGGCGAGCGCTACAACCCGGTCATGATGTCGATCCTCGATCGCTGA
- a CDS encoding MMPL family transporter translates to MSHPWLVLLVAALLTGVAGIGLRRLGFDNSSERLLVQDSPDADFLLDVRAAFGGDEILFVLLRAPDVTTPAAVRDLLRLDTALAKAPGVERVASLATLRWPWPSGDDVVVERLFASDGTPSDGAPLPAVLAHPIVAQTLLTPDRRVAAVLAFVRPRPEDPRFKGRLVAAVEQLIADLTPDLAPGSEVLLGGAPYGQVEIDALTRRDLRVLGSLAFLTMAAFLGLTYRGVAAVVLPLVTVVLSLAWTLGIAGAAGVSISVVTSTLVPLVLAVGTSYCVRVLSEFGRQQDLGMRGSAGVEAALREVGTTVMWCGAATALGFLPMCGSHIDVLRDLGLLAVTASGIAAALSLTVVPAVLTLVARRAPGERSHASMRPLLAAVHRLTDRHAAAVLATTALVVGLGAVGLRWVYVDQSPWDWFPDESPVARSTHLIDGQLGGVLPFSLVFRSPEGPWDPALLRAEDAVVEALRADPRVQTVTSAADLLRLTATAFEGPGAPLPGRADLIAQYALLYDFGDPATLAPWVHQESGRHHVLLRMAHAGTMEVEAFVARVEEHLRRLVPAPLEARLTGTGLLRVATAYEFTAGLVRELLLASLAMTVLLAVALRSPWLGLLALLPNLLPIVLIYGLLGWLGIPLNAATVTTGAAALGNAVDDTVQYLDRYRRLRGTLGPATREATLDAVGAPMIVSDVVLAAGFAVLLAASFVPVATLGLLGAAAMTLSLLANLLLLPALVTVWEHWRARR, encoded by the coding sequence GTGTCCCACCCGTGGCTCGTGCTGCTCGTCGCGGCGCTGCTCACCGGGGTGGCCGGGATCGGCCTGCGACGCCTCGGCTTCGACAACTCGAGCGAGCGCCTGCTCGTGCAGGACTCGCCCGACGCCGACTTCCTGCTCGACGTGCGCGCCGCGTTCGGCGGCGACGAGATCCTCTTCGTCCTGCTGCGCGCACCCGACGTGACGACGCCGGCCGCCGTCCGCGACCTCCTGCGGCTCGACACCGCGCTCGCGAAGGCCCCCGGCGTCGAGCGCGTGGCCAGCCTCGCGACGCTGCGCTGGCCGTGGCCGTCGGGCGACGACGTCGTCGTCGAGCGGCTGTTCGCGAGCGACGGCACGCCCAGCGACGGCGCGCCGCTGCCGGCGGTGCTCGCGCACCCCATCGTCGCGCAGACACTGCTCACGCCCGACCGCCGTGTCGCCGCGGTCCTGGCGTTCGTGCGGCCGCGACCGGAAGACCCGCGCTTCAAGGGCCGCCTCGTCGCCGCCGTCGAGCAGCTGATCGCCGATCTGACGCCCGACCTTGCGCCCGGCAGCGAGGTGCTCCTCGGCGGCGCGCCGTACGGCCAGGTCGAGATCGACGCCCTCACGCGGCGCGACCTCCGCGTGCTCGGCTCGCTCGCCTTCCTCACCATGGCGGCGTTCCTCGGCCTCACCTATCGCGGCGTCGCCGCCGTGGTGCTGCCGCTCGTCACCGTCGTGCTCTCGCTGGCGTGGACGCTCGGCATCGCCGGCGCGGCCGGGGTGTCGATCTCGGTCGTCACCTCGACGCTCGTGCCGCTCGTGCTCGCGGTCGGCACGAGCTACTGCGTGCGCGTCCTCTCGGAGTTCGGGCGCCAGCAGGACCTCGGCATGCGCGGCAGCGCCGGCGTCGAAGCGGCCCTGCGCGAGGTGGGGACGACGGTGATGTGGTGCGGCGCGGCCACCGCGCTCGGCTTCCTGCCGATGTGCGGGAGCCACATCGACGTGCTCCGCGACCTCGGCCTCCTCGCCGTGACCGCGAGCGGCATCGCCGCGGCCCTCTCGCTCACCGTCGTGCCCGCCGTGCTGACGCTGGTCGCGCGGCGCGCGCCCGGAGAACGCTCGCACGCCAGCATGCGGCCGCTCCTCGCGGCCGTCCATCGCCTGACCGACCGCCACGCCGCAGCCGTCCTCGCGACCACTGCGCTCGTCGTCGGGCTCGGCGCCGTCGGCCTGCGCTGGGTGTACGTCGACCAGAGCCCCTGGGACTGGTTCCCGGACGAGTCGCCCGTCGCCCGCTCGACGCATCTCATCGACGGCCAGCTCGGCGGCGTCCTGCCGTTCAGCCTGGTCTTCCGCAGCCCGGAGGGCCCGTGGGATCCCGCGCTGCTGCGGGCCGAGGACGCGGTCGTCGAGGCCCTGCGCGCCGACCCGCGCGTGCAGACGGTCACCAGCGCAGCCGATCTCCTGCGGCTCACCGCGACGGCGTTCGAAGGCCCCGGCGCGCCGCTGCCGGGCCGCGCCGATCTGATCGCGCAGTACGCGCTGCTGTACGACTTCGGCGACCCGGCGACGCTGGCGCCGTGGGTGCACCAGGAGAGCGGCCGCCACCACGTCCTCCTGCGCATGGCCCACGCCGGCACGATGGAGGTCGAGGCCTTCGTGGCCCGCGTCGAGGAGCATCTGCGCCGGCTGGTGCCGGCGCCGCTCGAGGCACGGCTCACCGGCACCGGGCTGCTGCGCGTCGCCACCGCCTACGAGTTCACGGCCGGGCTGGTGCGCGAGCTGCTGCTCGCGTCGCTCGCGATGACCGTGCTGCTCGCCGTCGCACTGCGCTCGCCCTGGCTCGGGCTCCTCGCCCTCCTGCCGAACCTGCTGCCGATCGTCCTGATCTACGGCCTCCTCGGCTGGCTCGGGATCCCGCTCAACGCCGCCACGGTCACGACCGGCGCCGCCGCGCTCGGCAACGCCGTCGACGACACCGTCCAGTACCTCGACCGCTACCGGCGCCTGCGCGGCACGCTCGGTCCCGCCACGCGCGAGGCCACGCTCGACGCCGTCGGCGCGCCGATGATCGTCTCGGACGTCGTGCTGGCGGCCGGCTTCGCCGTGCTGCTCGCCGCCAGCTTCGTCCCGGTGGCGACGCTCGGCCTGCTCGGCGCCGCCGCCATGACCCTGTCGCTGCTCGCGAACCTGCTCCTGCTGCCGGCGCTGGTGACCGTCTGGGAGCACTGGCGCGCGCGACGCTAG
- a CDS encoding NAD-dependent epimerase/dehydratase family protein, with translation MKPTLVTGANGHVGNNVCRLLRARGEPVRAMMRDTADPAPVADLEVEIVRGDIRDPDAVARAMDGAGRVYHTAAGFLMWSPDPERDIVRASVDGTRHVLLAAARAGVEKVLYVSTSGTIGFEATPDRVRTELDHNTTPHTPYFRGKIAAEREAFEIAERTGMPVTAVNPGFILGPRFWKPSESTRQVVDFLNQGLPVWFESGFGTVDVEDVARGALLGMERGRDRERYILSGDNVTVKQLLDLAAELSGVPAPRLRMPAPLLRVLATGMELWGRASGTRPLLDRAQVDEFAGTFGFVSSAKAQQELGFTYRPVRDVVRRTVAWALDRGFVPPARRAALTPHPSLAGAY, from the coding sequence ATGAAGCCCACCCTCGTCACCGGTGCCAACGGCCACGTCGGCAACAACGTCTGCCGCCTGCTCCGCGCGCGCGGCGAGCCGGTGCGCGCGATGATGCGCGACACCGCCGACCCGGCCCCGGTTGCGGACCTCGAGGTCGAGATCGTGCGCGGCGACATCCGCGACCCCGACGCGGTCGCCCGCGCGATGGACGGCGCCGGGCGCGTCTACCACACCGCCGCCGGCTTCCTCATGTGGTCGCCCGACCCCGAGCGCGACATCGTGCGCGCCAGCGTCGACGGCACCCGCCACGTGCTCCTGGCGGCGGCCCGCGCCGGGGTCGAGAAGGTGCTGTACGTCAGCACCAGCGGCACCATCGGCTTCGAAGCGACGCCCGACCGCGTGCGCACCGAGCTCGACCACAACACGACGCCGCACACGCCCTACTTCCGCGGCAAGATCGCCGCCGAGCGCGAGGCGTTCGAAATCGCGGAGCGCACGGGCATGCCCGTCACGGCGGTGAATCCGGGCTTCATCCTCGGCCCGCGCTTCTGGAAGCCGAGCGAGTCGACGCGCCAGGTGGTCGACTTCCTGAACCAGGGCCTGCCGGTGTGGTTCGAAAGCGGCTTCGGGACGGTCGACGTCGAGGACGTCGCGCGCGGCGCGCTCCTCGGCATGGAGCGCGGACGTGATCGCGAGCGCTACATCCTCTCGGGCGACAACGTCACGGTGAAGCAGCTCCTCGACCTCGCGGCCGAGCTCTCGGGCGTACCGGCGCCGCGCCTGCGCATGCCTGCGCCGCTGCTGCGGGTGCTCGCCACCGGCATGGAGCTGTGGGGCCGGGCCAGCGGCACCCGGCCGCTGCTCGATCGTGCCCAGGTCGACGAGTTCGCCGGCACCTTCGGCTTCGTGAGCTCCGCGAAGGCGCAGCAGGAGCTCGGCTTCACCTACCGTCCCGTCCGCGACGTGGTCCGGCGCACGGTGGCCTGGGCGCTCGATCGCGGCTTCGTTCCGCCGGCACGCCGGGCGGCGCTGACGCCGCATCCGTCGCTCGCCGGCGCCTACTGA
- a CDS encoding glycosyltransferase, with translation MRPLLVFVAGKDPLEEPGGGHSVYVRACARAAVRAGYAPQILCVGATARVRETDFGTIRRLRSPFRPLRQLMIPGHAPILARGLVTLAAARPGPVLAHGFGVWGAAAVDGCARLRRRGRTAVAVIGSYTTYRVESDSLVRGLRDAPVRVALGYRAQAAWARAVVHRYERAAYRGAARVFVNYESVRRLVLAEHGPTVRVERVAYGPESAFLPPPEPGAVPAEIAVLRPAGAPLVVSVARSHSRKGVDVLVDALALARDRGTPLRACLIGEGPLLADNRRRARALGLDGAVVLAGRVAEVEPYLRRADVFALASREEQSGALALLEALRAGLPIAASAVDGIPEDVRDGESALLVPPGDAPALASALVRLAADAALRRRLAAGAAAVYATRFAAEPFAASLGAAYAALGFPPS, from the coding sequence ATGAGGCCGCTGCTCGTCTTCGTCGCCGGCAAGGATCCGCTCGAGGAGCCGGGCGGCGGCCACTCGGTCTACGTGCGGGCCTGCGCGCGCGCCGCCGTGCGCGCCGGCTACGCCCCGCAGATCCTGTGCGTGGGCGCGACGGCGCGCGTGCGCGAGACCGACTTCGGCACGATCCGCCGCCTGCGCTCGCCGTTCCGGCCGCTGCGTCAGCTGATGATCCCCGGTCACGCGCCGATCCTCGCCCGCGGCCTGGTCACGCTGGCGGCGGCACGGCCGGGGCCGGTGCTGGCGCACGGCTTCGGCGTGTGGGGCGCGGCGGCGGTCGACGGCTGCGCGCGCCTGCGCCGGCGGGGGCGCACGGCGGTGGCGGTGATCGGCTCGTATACGACCTACCGCGTCGAGTCGGACTCGCTGGTGCGCGGCCTGCGCGACGCGCCCGTCCGCGTCGCGCTGGGCTATCGCGCCCAGGCGGCCTGGGCGCGGGCGGTGGTGCATCGCTACGAGCGCGCGGCGTACCGCGGCGCGGCCCGCGTGTTCGTGAACTACGAGTCGGTGCGCCGTCTCGTCCTCGCCGAGCACGGCCCCACGGTACGCGTCGAGCGCGTCGCGTACGGGCCGGAGTCGGCCTTCCTGCCGCCGCCGGAGCCCGGCGCCGTGCCGGCCGAGATCGCGGTCCTGCGTCCCGCCGGCGCGCCGCTCGTCGTCAGCGTCGCGCGCAGCCACTCGCGCAAGGGCGTCGACGTGCTCGTCGATGCGCTCGCCCTCGCCCGCGACCGCGGCACGCCGCTGCGCGCATGTCTCATCGGCGAGGGCCCGCTGCTCGCGGACAACCGCCGGCGGGCGCGCGCCCTCGGCCTCGACGGCGCGGTGGTGCTGGCCGGACGGGTGGCGGAGGTCGAGCCCTACCTGCGGCGGGCCGACGTCTTCGCGCTCGCGTCGCGCGAGGAGCAGAGCGGGGCGCTGGCGCTGCTCGAGGCGCTGAGGGCGGGCCTGCCGATCGCAGCGTCGGCGGTCGACGGCATTCCGGAGGACGTGCGCGACGGCGAGAGCGCGCTGCTCGTGCCGCCCGGCGACGCCCCGGCGCTGGCGTCGGCGCTGGTCCGGCTCGCCGCCGATGCGGCCCTGCGCCGCCGTCTCGCCGCCGGCGCCGCGGCGGTGTATGCGACGCGCTTCGCCGCCGAGCCCTTCGCCGCCTCGCTCGGCGCGGCGTACGCGGCGCTCGGCTTCCCGCCTTCCTAA
- a CDS encoding class I SAM-dependent RNA methyltransferase, producing the protein MSRGPSIVCPHRPPCPGCPRLGAPGVAASAVATLRALAADAGLPAPVVVDGDPRGHRHRARLAVRGRASSPKVGLFQEGSHRIVDVPRCLVHHPLVNAVAAAVRDAVRATATAPYADAPHRGLLRYVQVVVARPTTTAQVVLVGNDITPASLAPLADALAARLGDRLHSLWWNGNPARTNTILGPHWHRWQGPEAIVETIGGARVFFPPGAFGQTNLPLADHVVAQVHAWVPDGARVLELYAGCGAIGLGLVPRVAAIAFNEVASGSLDGLRLGLAAAGDPLRATLLPGPAAEHTASISEADTVIVDPPRKGLDAVTLDALCAARPARLLVVSCGLDAFVRETAALRTRGRMRLRALRPFALFPWTEHVETVARFEPDA; encoded by the coding sequence ATGTCGCGCGGGCCGAGCATCGTCTGCCCGCACCGTCCGCCCTGCCCCGGCTGCCCGCGGCTGGGCGCGCCCGGCGTCGCCGCGAGCGCCGTGGCGACGCTGCGTGCGCTCGCCGCCGACGCGGGCCTGCCGGCGCCGGTCGTGGTCGACGGCGATCCGCGCGGCCATCGCCATCGCGCACGGCTGGCGGTGCGCGGGCGCGCGAGCTCGCCGAAGGTGGGCCTGTTCCAGGAGGGCAGCCACCGCATCGTCGACGTGCCGCGCTGCCTCGTGCACCACCCGCTCGTGAACGCCGTCGCCGCCGCCGTGCGCGACGCCGTCCGCGCCACCGCCACCGCGCCCTACGCGGACGCGCCCCACCGCGGGCTCCTGCGCTACGTGCAGGTCGTCGTCGCGCGCCCGACCACGACGGCGCAGGTCGTGCTCGTCGGCAACGACATCACCCCGGCGTCGCTCGCGCCGCTCGCGGACGCGCTCGCCGCCCGCCTGGGCGACCGCCTCCACAGCCTGTGGTGGAACGGCAACCCCGCGCGCACGAACACCATCCTCGGCCCGCACTGGCACCGCTGGCAGGGACCCGAGGCGATCGTGGAGACCATCGGCGGCGCGCGCGTGTTCTTCCCGCCGGGCGCGTTCGGACAGACGAACCTGCCGCTCGCCGACCACGTCGTCGCGCAGGTACACGCCTGGGTGCCCGACGGCGCGCGCGTGCTCGAGCTCTACGCCGGCTGCGGTGCGATCGGCCTCGGGCTCGTGCCGCGCGTCGCCGCCATCGCGTTCAACGAGGTCGCGTCCGGCTCGCTCGACGGGCTGCGCCTCGGCCTCGCGGCGGCGGGCGACCCGCTCCGAGCGACGCTGCTGCCCGGCCCCGCCGCCGAGCACACCGCCAGCATCTCGGAGGCCGACACCGTGATCGTCGATCCGCCCCGCAAGGGACTCGACGCGGTGACCCTGGACGCGCTCTGCGCCGCGCGCCCGGCGCGGCTGCTCGTCGTCAGCTGCGGGCTCGATGCCTTCGTGCGCGAGACCGCGGCGCTGCGCACGCGGGGCCGGATGCGGCTACGGGCCCTGAGGCCCTTCGCGCTCTTCCCGTGGACCGAGCACGTCGAGACCGTGGCCCGCTTCGAGCCCGACGCCTGA
- a CDS encoding DegT/DnrJ/EryC1/StrS family aminotransferase, with protein sequence MIAPQDLTPDELETIRHLVPDPEPVLGEPAGSADEPAPAAPLRVCETLLDGNERRYVLECFDTNMISSAGPFVRRFEEAFAEAVGCRHGVACSSGTAALHLALGAAGVGPGDEVLMPAFTMIATANAAALLGAVPVLVDAEPDTWNLDATRLAAKVTPRTRAIVPVHIYGHPCDMDAVHAVARRYRLVVVEDAAEAHGAMYRRRPAGSLGDVAAFSFYGNKVLTTGEGGMLTTNDAAVAARARELRALCFSTERHFWHRSVGFNYRMTNLQAAVGLAQTERLADLVARRRSNRDRYLAALADVPGLGLPVERPEVRNVFWMFGITVDAARFGCTRDELRRRLAARGIETRTFFVPLHVQPAYFRAHRGESYPVAERLGRTGLYLPSGPSLSDADVAYVAREIRRARR encoded by the coding sequence ATGATCGCACCGCAGGACCTCACCCCCGACGAGCTGGAGACGATCCGCCATCTCGTCCCCGATCCCGAGCCGGTGCTCGGCGAGCCCGCCGGTAGCGCGGACGAGCCGGCGCCCGCCGCGCCGCTGCGGGTGTGCGAGACGCTGCTCGACGGCAACGAGCGCCGCTACGTCCTCGAGTGCTTCGACACCAACATGATCTCGTCGGCGGGGCCGTTCGTCCGCCGCTTCGAGGAGGCGTTCGCCGAGGCGGTGGGATGCCGCCACGGCGTCGCCTGCTCGAGCGGCACGGCGGCGCTGCACCTCGCGCTCGGCGCCGCCGGCGTCGGCCCCGGCGACGAGGTGCTGATGCCGGCGTTCACCATGATCGCCACCGCCAACGCCGCGGCGCTGCTCGGCGCCGTCCCGGTCCTCGTCGACGCCGAGCCCGACACCTGGAACCTCGACGCCACCCGGCTCGCCGCCAAGGTGACGCCGCGCACGCGCGCCATCGTGCCCGTCCACATCTACGGCCATCCGTGCGACATGGACGCCGTCCACGCCGTCGCCCGGCGCTATCGCCTCGTCGTCGTCGAGGACGCCGCCGAGGCGCACGGCGCGATGTATCGCCGCCGCCCGGCGGGCAGCCTCGGCGACGTCGCCGCGTTCTCGTTCTACGGCAACAAGGTGCTGACGACGGGCGAGGGCGGCATGCTGACGACCAACGACGCCGCGGTCGCCGCGCGTGCCCGCGAGCTGCGCGCGCTCTGCTTCTCCACCGAGCGTCACTTCTGGCACCGCTCCGTCGGCTTCAACTACCGCATGACGAACCTCCAGGCCGCCGTCGGCCTCGCGCAGACGGAGCGCCTCGCCGATCTCGTCGCCCGCCGCCGGTCGAACCGCGACCGCTACCTGGCGGCGCTGGCCGACGTGCCGGGGCTCGGGCTGCCCGTCGAGCGGCCCGAGGTGCGCAACGTCTTCTGGATGTTCGGGATCACGGTCGACGCCGCGCGCTTCGGCTGCACGCGCGACGAGCTGCGCCGGCGGCTCGCCGCGCGCGGCATCGAGACGCGGACCTTCTTCGTGCCGCTGCACGTGCAGCCCGCCTACTTCCGCGCCCATCGCGGCGAGTCGTATCCGGTGGCCGAGCGCCTCGGACGGACGGGGCTCTATCTGCCGTCGGGGCCGTCGCTCTCGGACGCCGACGTCGCCTACGTCGCGCGCGAGATCCGCCGCGCGCGCAGATGA